cgtaaaaacaataacattattattattattattattattattattattattattattattattattattattattattattatatggcttcTTTTAGTTCTCGGAGTGTCTGAGTACATGTTCAGCTCGTCTGGTGCAGGTGACTTGCATGTCTGGATATGTGATGATCATATAATGAGGTAGGGAAGAGCatgaaacccagtgtcagcacatagcctaacACCAAGGGATATGATCCAATGGATgaatcattggacattataaattttccagctaactcattcctggttgccagcgtttctccccagtgtgctgaggtgggctcatcagttggtaaatagcagacctgccaagacacatggctagtgcataccgtggaggctaccgcataggctacttggagccaccaacagtgccaatgcactatgagagattttgtcccATTagcaaaatttgatgcctgcctggccatcagatgatatagatgttgattcccatatggaacctgaaatatttttgtcCTGAATGCATAAATTTGCAATACCAAtatagttcgtccattattggacattataaattttccagctaactcattcctggttgccagcgtttctccccagtgtgcaagttgggctcatcagttggtaaatagcacacctgccaagatgcatggctagtgcatactgtggaggccactgcgtaggctacttggagccaccggcagtgccaatgcactatgagagactttgtcttgttaccaaaaattgatgcctgcctggccatcagatgatatagatattgattcccatatggaacctgaaatatttttatcTCAAATGAGTTTAAATGCTATTATAAATTTAGCACATAATGAATCCCACAGAAGGATACTCTGGCACCAAACATGTGGAATTTGAGTTAGTTTGTTTGTATTTATATTAAATTCTTTGAATTTAGACGGTGTTCTCGCTACTTGAGACATTTTAGTAGGTATTATTTATAACTAAAAATGTCTTGCAAGGTACTCTTCATTTCCACATTTTTATTCTAAATTGTTATCGTGCATTTACTCGCTAATACACATTAAGACAAACATAATATAACCAAGTAGCACTTCCCCTCTCCTCTAtactgaacagagttattgcctaccaCCTTCTCTTCACACCCCTACGTAGCAAACCTCGACCGGAACAAGGGAACTGGCATCAGTCCTAATGCTATCACTGGAGGTAATGGATGGTTAGCAGCTTAAGTACAGAAAACTTCCTCATGGTTACAAAGGTGACATTGTAGGACTTCTGCATTCATTAttttgtctcacttgttcataacttcaccaattcacaatcattgacaataTTATGcattgtaaacaatattgtacatatttatatacgcatggttaaaagtgatttgattgattctgaggatgttcttgtagtaCGAGACATGCCATTCTTTGCATACTAGTGTGTTATTTTTTTTTGCAggttatgttatagtgttatatgtattactattattgtttagtcagactgaaaaactttttaagttatattaactgagtcaCCCTGAAaaaatatggctttcttcttaacaaatgaTCTCTGTGGAATGTTTCAGGTTACTCTATCAGTCAAGGAAGAGAGGAATGCTTGAAAATGGTTTGCTACTCAGTACTTTTGCAGCTAAGTACCTTGAAGGTATGTCCGATGAACAGACTAAGCAGTATGATCGGCTCATCAACCTGCCATCCAACGATTGGGACTTGTTTTATTGGGCTACTGGTGTAAAACCGGTTCCTGTAGAATTTGACAATGAAATAATGAAGCTCTTTAGAGAACATGTCCAAAATAAAGATAAGGAGCCGAGAATTCGGCAGCCTGACCTCTACTGATTAAATTACCCGTAGTATTATAATTATAGTCTGTTTTGTAAAATATTCCCTGCATCTCATTTTTAATAGCCTTGTAGCCTACGAGTGATTTTGAAAGCAAGAGGAGCTTACACACTCTCCATCCTTTTCTGTGAAAGTGCCTATGCTTTTCCAAGAAATGATTCTCACATGCAGAAAGAGGAGAGACTTCTCCCAAAAATGAAGAGAATAAGCTATCTGCTGATTTCAAATCATCAGTCAAGTTCCTTATTTATTTTAGAAACTGCCTATAAATTGATAAATTTATAATATAAAACTTAAAATACTACTGTATTATTTGTAAATAGTCTTCTTTGGAAAATATACTAAATAATATTCCAATGAGCTGAACATTTTTCTGCACTTTAATTTGTTTATGCCCACAGTTGGAATTCTTTATCACTCAACTCTTCTCGGCTGAGAATGATTGTCCTGTGATGCAGATGTTCATTTCTTCAAGTCTGCATTTGAAGGCTTGTTTAGTTGTTACATCACATATGAATCATTATTGTTTTGTGTTACTGCTGTTAGCCAAGAAGTATACATTATGTAATAAGTAGAGCCCTGCACAGGTATACAAATTATTATCCGCAtctgcgagtcatcttagagccacagtttgaagagaaacaatatggcttcaggcctaacaggtccacaacaacTAATCTTCAGTGTCCCTATGTTAATGGAAAAAATATTGGGAAAAGGgtaaagatctgtttatggttttccttgacattgagaaggcatatgacagcattgcaagagagaatgggaatgcctgagaaaatggaatgtgccagaaagactggtgaggaaagttcagatgctgtatgaaaactgtaccagctgtgtgcaattgggtgacggacattcatcctggttcaagaccgaaagtggagtccatccccattattgtttatcaccatcatggatgacataatgaagaacaacAAGAAAGCCTCTGGTGAACTCAATgcaatggccttcgctgatgatgttatgatctggggagaaactgaggaagaaaTACAGTCGAGACTAAATGAATGGAAGTTTAaattccaggagttcaatctcaagataagcgaactcaaaacagttgtgatggcaataaacagagagggacgaccagcgaacatcatgctaggaaaccatccactagaaagtgtggaaagctttacatacctcggcagtgtaatatcttgagatacactagccacaaaggaggtggcaaatagagtgcagaagagctttcatttttaccagcaagtacaaacacttctctgggatcccaaagtaccaacaaaatcaaagctggtgatgttcaatcagtacttcattccaatcttaacctatggtattgaaacctgcaccctcactaagaaagactcatcaaggttgcaggcatccaagatgaagtttcttaggtctttcaattcaaaaaaccaaattggagaagttaaggaatgatgtggttaggaaggaagctgggattgttacatgat
The Anabrus simplex isolate iqAnaSimp1 chromosome 3, ASM4041472v1, whole genome shotgun sequence genome window above contains:
- the LOC136866504 gene encoding succinate dehydrogenase assembly factor 2, mitochondrial, with protein sequence MFLQQMKYTSKMCGLSGNLLNQITTIRPFTVGTVKLSDQYFAPEGVVEPQIPPYREKMDEPLQLKKARLLYQSRKRGMLENGLLLSTFAAKYLEGMSDEQTKQYDRLINLPSNDWDLFYWATGVKPVPVEFDNEIMKLFREHVQNKDKEPRIRQPDLY